One region of Camelina sativa cultivar DH55 chromosome 6, Cs, whole genome shotgun sequence genomic DNA includes:
- the LOC104790655 gene encoding calmodulin-7, with amino-acid sequence MADQLTDDQISEFKEAFSLFDKDGDGCITTKELGTVMRSLGQNPTEAELQDMINEVDADGNGTIDFPEFLNLMARKMKDTDSEEELKEAFRVFDKDQNGFISAAELRHVMTNLGEKLTDEEVDEMIREADVDGDGQINYEEFVKVMMAK; translated from the exons ATGGCGGATCAGCTTACCGATGACCAGATCTCAGAGTTCAAGGAAGCTTTCAGCCTATTCGACAAGGACGGAGatg gttgTATCACAACCAAGGAGCTTGGGACCGTGATGAGATCACTTGGGCAGAACCCAACAGAAGCTGAGCTCCAAGACATGATCAACGAAGTGGATGCAGATGGTAACGGGACGATAGATTTCCCTGAGTTCTTGAACCTTATGGCACGCAAGATGAAAGACACTGATTCAGAGGAGGAGCTTAAGGAAGCCTTCAGGGTTTTTGACAAGGACCAGAACGGTTTCATCTCCGCTGCTGAACTCCGCCATGTGATGACAAATCTTGGGGAGAAGTTGACGGATGAGGAAGTCGATGAGATGATCCGAGAGGCTGATGTCGATGGTGATGGTCAGATTAACTACGAAGAGTTCGTCAAAGTCATGATGGCAAAGTGA